atatacacatttggtGGACGGAGCAGGGCCTCAGTAGCCACacgttattttttttctccttaaactttcttcctaaaattatttgattcAAATCtggaattctataaagtcattaattcatctaaacagcattaattcataaaAGTTCATCTTtgtgttgatctgcaggaaacttGCCCAACAGAGTGGGCTATCACCAGGCAATTATCACACAAGGCTATAGGCAGTGAGGGTCTCCTGGTATCCACTCACACCACAGACAAATACATAAAGAGCATGAGTAACAAAGAGGAGCGAGAGCATCAGTAGCAAGAAGCACTCCTGGGACTAAGTCTCTGGGACTGTGCCTTCCCGGAAGGCCCCATCCCTGCAGAGCAAGATGGTAGATCATCTCCAGGGAGCTCACCTGCCCACTGCAGCTCCACCTGCATGGCATGACATCTGTCAGCACTtgcgtttcttttcttttttctttttttttatttcgagacagggtttctctgtgtagccctggctgtcctgaaactcactttgtagaccaggctggcctcgaactcagaaatccacctgcctctgcctcccgagtgctgggattaaaggcgtgtgccaccactgcccggcttgtacTTGCATTTCCTCTCAGcaatattaatttccaaagtgtaagactcagaaagacaaatacatgTCCGCTCTTGTGTGCgtttgcgtgtgcatgtgcgtgtgtgtgtgcgtgtacaatTATAGATGTGAGATCAGAAGAAGAATAgaagagcggggggggggggggagaaagaagtaacaaagggagaggggaaagaaggtaatagaaaaaaattgataTGAAAGCAGAAAAGGGGACCTGGAAGTAAGGGTTCAGGACGGGGGGAGGGAAGTatacatgggggaggggggaggaggagggtccAAGGCGCGTGTGTATGAGAATGCTAGCTTGAAACCTATCTCTCTGtatgttaattaaaaacaaatactcttaaactgcaaagagaagcagaaagagaagtaCCCTTTATGTCCTATGGCAGAATGGTATATTGGCATGTTAGCAAAGTGCATATGCACAGCTATGGATTCTGAGTCTGATTGCCACACTATGTTGTGATTCTTCCTTTACTACAATAAGCTCCACTTTCCCCAGGTCTGATACGAAAGTTAGAGGAGATTGTTTAGATACATGGCGAATATTCAGTCTTGTGTAACCACTATTAAAGGATTATCTCCTTAGGGGATACATTTGTCTGGTATGACCCCAAAGGTTCAACCAAGACGAGTGCATAGACGCTACGGAAATCTATTTCACCAAGAGTGGAATGCTAGAACTATGTCAACAAAAGTTTGCTCACTTAGCAGTGAGTTATCTTTCGTAGATGGTCATGACCATGATTCATAATTAAGAGATAATTCCAGTCTCCATTTTCAATAGCAGACAGTTTATGTGGGAAAAGTTTTGAAAAACTAACAAAAAGTTTGTAACAAAAATGAGTCCAAAGAATAATTCtggaatatttgaaaataattggactataaatatatttatagaatGTTATTTGTGAATTATAGGCTTGGATTTTTCTAAACCTACTCTATTTAGGATTCTTGAATGCTTCAAATCTACTGTCTAGAGATTGGGGAGAAAGAAGGGTAACAGGAAAAGGGgcctgtggacctgtttagaagtagttctttggggtgattacACTCTTCATTGTTAGGATACCAGAAGTCCAGTCTaacagcaaacaccaaacacaaatcagtagcagcagcttgatccagcagaaacagcaaggctctgCCAAATCGGCACAAGTCGATGGAAGCAGGCAGAGTTCCATGAGAAGTTCTTTATCATGTCCATGTCTACAAAGTGAAGACCAATGAAGACCAGTGAAGAAGAGAGACCAGCAAAGCTTTCCGTAGCCAGTGGAGAGCAGTGAAGGGCACTCTCAGGCATGATCATCCTCTCTCGGTTTACGGGGCTCCATTTATACCCTCCGTCCATCACACACCCTCTCAAGCATCAGCTCCAGCAAAGCATCACATgtcctctcctgtgtctgcttcaacaaaacGTCCTCCCCTCACGAGACAGCTTCCTGAAACACATCACACAGGTGACACAACCGAgcttccaaagaaactagaaatgtCCACTTCAGTAAATATCAGCAGAAataaggggttttttgttttgttttgttttgttctgttttgttttgttttttgcctctgTCAGGGTGGGACCTAGGTTCTTTGACACTGTTATGGTTATCTAATACATGAAAGGTCAAGTTTATTGTGTTTGGTGATGCTAGCGGTTCTACAAAGCTTTACAAGTTTATAGTCTCTTAAAAGCAGTTGTTCTTGAGGGAGTACACATAAGAAATGTGTGAGTTTGGGTACCATATTATGCAGATTCTCATCCTTAGTTTCCTCTCCATTAGCACTTCCCAttcaatatttgtgtgtgtgtgtgtgtgtgtgtgtgtgtgtgtgtgtgcgcgcgcgcacacacacacctgagtaaGGACAGACACACGCATGCCCTGGCACCCATATGGAAGTCAGGGTCAGAGGTCTTCTGTGAGGGGTTAGTTCCCTCACCATCCACTTCATTGACATTGTTTTCGCTGCGGTGTACTCCAGGTTCGCTGGCCTGTGAGCTTTTGAGCCATTTGCCTGTCTCCTCCCATCATCTCgtcctctgagtgctggaattatggaAGCATGCCAACACCTGCACCTTTTCACGTGGCATCCAGGAACTGACCTCAGGCTCTCAGACTAGTGTGGCCAGTGTCTTTACCAATTGAGCCACCTCCCTGGCCTTCACTATGTGTGTAAGTGGTGTCCTGACACTTGAATTTCTTAGACAAGTATTTTAAGtgtttttgctttaaaataaataaataaataaataaataaataaataaataaataaaaggtcagAAAGGTACGGAACAAAAAGAACCTGAAAAAGACTAACTCCCTTGGCATCCAAGGTTACCCCACATGAAAAAGTTTATGTTTAAATGAGtcccacattttaaaataacaaatgctGCCCTATTTTGTTTGTTATTCTATACCAGGAGCAAGAGCCATGATGAAATCTGTGGTACTTGTCATCCTTGGGCTAACTTTGCTGTTAGAAACACAAGCCATGCCTTCAAGTCGCCTCTCCTGCTACAGAAAGTTGCTAAAGGATCGCAATTGTCACAACCTTCCGGAGGGCAGAGCCGACCTGAAGCTGATAGATGCAAATGTCCAGCATCATTTCTGGGATGGGAAGGGATGCGAGATGATCTGCTACTGCAACTTCAGCGAACTGCTCTGCTGCCCAAAGTAAGGAGATGAGATTTCAAAATGTATTGCTATGATATAGTTGTAGGAAAACCTCTtagaagattctctctctctctctctctctctctctctctctctctctctctcggttttggtttttcgagacagggtttctcgatgcagtcctggctgtcctggagctcactctgtagaccaggcaagcctcg
The Mus musculus strain C57BL/6J chromosome 8, GRCm38.p6 C57BL/6J genome window above contains:
- the Scrg1 gene encoding scrapie-responsive protein 1 precursor: MMKSVVLVILGLTLLLETQAMPSSRLSCYRKLLKDRNCHNLPEGRADLKLIDANVQHHFWDGKGCEMICYCNFSELLCCPKDVFFGPKISFVIPCNNH